A part of Limihaloglobus sulfuriphilus genomic DNA contains:
- a CDS encoding PQQ-binding-like beta-propeller repeat protein codes for MPIYYKIICSLTISLLACGAAARDWPDWRGPGYNGSSDETGLPEKWSQTENVKWAGNTPGPGSGTPVVSRGKVFITAVDMKNKSLLGMCFRQSDGKLLWSNNIGKAFRNIPRGNMAAPSAAVDGGRVFFIFDSGDLAAFDYEGKPLWKRNIEEEYGNISLNFGYSSTPLIYEAKMFVCVLRRPEPWREPKDRTELDSFLMALDPATGRNIWKTNRPTNAVNESFDSYSSPLPFEYNGRKEILLMGADFITSNDPKTGKELWRYEYSPNKNPRNRNIAGLVASKELIYLPRPRGEDLLAIKPGGSGTLDESCIAWKYEGPCPDCSTPLLYDGCLYVLDGMRKKALSCLDAETGKLKWQGTLSGPPIYSSLTAADGKLYCINEEGKVFVIRAGGEQLEIISEIQMNGKPANASIAIADSCLFIRTSDKLYCISESNRQ; via the coding sequence ATGCCGATATACTACAAAATTATTTGCTCATTGACCATTTCCTTACTGGCTTGCGGTGCCGCTGCCCGGGATTGGCCTGACTGGCGAGGCCCCGGCTATAACGGATCAAGCGATGAAACCGGATTGCCCGAAAAATGGTCGCAAACTGAAAACGTCAAATGGGCCGGCAATACGCCGGGCCCCGGTTCGGGAACCCCTGTCGTTTCCCGCGGCAAAGTATTCATAACAGCAGTGGATATGAAAAACAAATCCCTGCTTGGAATGTGCTTCAGGCAATCAGACGGTAAACTCCTGTGGAGCAATAACATAGGCAAAGCGTTCCGCAACATCCCCCGCGGCAATATGGCCGCCCCCTCTGCCGCTGTAGATGGAGGAAGGGTGTTTTTCATATTTGACAGCGGAGACCTGGCGGCATTTGACTACGAGGGCAAACCATTATGGAAACGCAATATAGAAGAAGAATACGGAAATATATCACTGAATTTCGGCTACAGCTCCACACCGCTGATATACGAAGCAAAAATGTTTGTATGTGTGCTCAGGCGGCCCGAACCGTGGCGTGAACCTAAAGACAGGACAGAGCTTGATTCGTTTTTGATGGCATTAGACCCTGCGACGGGCCGGAATATCTGGAAAACAAACCGCCCTACAAACGCGGTAAATGAAAGTTTTGACAGCTACAGCTCTCCGCTGCCTTTTGAGTATAACGGACGGAAAGAAATACTGCTTATGGGAGCAGACTTTATTACCTCAAACGACCCCAAAACGGGCAAAGAGCTCTGGCGCTACGAATACTCACCCAATAAAAACCCCAGAAACCGCAACATAGCCGGACTTGTCGCTTCAAAAGAGTTGATTTATCTGCCGCGGCCCCGCGGAGAGGATCTACTGGCAATCAAACCCGGAGGCTCGGGCACGTTGGATGAGAGCTGTATTGCATGGAAATACGAAGGCCCATGCCCGGACTGCAGCACTCCGCTTTTATACGACGGCTGCTTGTACGTCCTGGACGGGATGAGGAAAAAGGCTCTCAGCTGCCTCGACGCCGAAACAGGCAAACTAAAATGGCAGGGTACGCTCAGCGGGCCGCCGATATATTCGTCCCTGACAGCCGCCGACGGAAAACTGTACTGTATCAACGAAGAAGGCAAAGTTTTTGTCATACGGGCAGGTGGTGAGCAACTCGAAATTATCAGCGAGATTCAAATGAACGGCAAACCCGCCAACGCTTCTATCGCAATAGCAGACTCGTGCCTGTTTATACGAACAAGCGATAAACTCTACTGCATAAGTGAATCAAACCGTCAGTAA
- a CDS encoding SUMF1/EgtB/PvdO family nonheme iron enzyme: MFAFMCALALVNCDFVEISGYQYSYKDDNTGVTTRVYVSPFEIAEAEVCQDEFERVMGYNPSKFKGADLPVHNVSWFEAIQFCNKKSIAEGLPPCYDIETGRCDFSLNGFRLPTEAEFNSAGRGFFKLEDRLKYANLYPKSYETIQSSVDEFAKGPAARKSLEKLPAGVYDLMGNVWEWVYDYYIPVFETAVVQVNPSGPLQGLERTIKGGSWMIPAWHGYTPRPLTSSQQPQSKRATIGFRVCRTITGKRGGAYEPEPEKIADIRYAKHENLADENLNITDDNGDEIKTLQSWQKNRDSVRDKWLDYMKVPDYGKLRLEAKTVYEYDRPLYSGKVQLLQASPRVEYKIALLSPVMKKGEKRPVLIVPFYDVDSPASKQLYGKRFKAFNRGYAHLAASQGYIAVAVKWYSECYPDYIESIAQLSADHPGTLGLGKWVADIRLLIDYISSLDNVDSERIAVMGHSLGGKLALFAAAFDGRISAAVLSEPGIGIEFSNYQDIWYLGADIKQRQDLDLHQLLALTAPRPLMLIAGDSVDNDSSLDYLNAAQQIYSLYGIENCPAFYNHRTGHTPSAQAVELAFEWLNKQLPAPCGK, encoded by the coding sequence ATGTTTGCTTTTATGTGTGCCCTGGCGTTGGTAAATTGTGATTTTGTAGAGATTTCCGGCTATCAATATTCTTATAAGGATGACAATACAGGCGTAACAACAAGGGTGTATGTAAGCCCGTTTGAGATAGCCGAGGCGGAGGTTTGCCAGGATGAATTTGAGCGGGTGATGGGCTATAACCCCTCAAAGTTTAAGGGCGCAGACTTGCCCGTTCATAATGTCAGCTGGTTTGAGGCAATACAGTTCTGCAACAAGAAAAGTATCGCAGAGGGGCTGCCGCCGTGCTACGACATTGAAACCGGCCGCTGTGATTTCAGCTTAAACGGCTTTCGCCTGCCGACAGAAGCAGAGTTTAACTCCGCGGGACGCGGCTTCTTCAAGCTGGAAGACCGCCTGAAATATGCCAATCTCTATCCAAAGAGCTATGAAACCATCCAGTCATCGGTAGATGAGTTTGCCAAAGGCCCTGCCGCCCGAAAATCCCTTGAGAAACTGCCCGCCGGCGTTTACGACCTGATGGGAAACGTCTGGGAATGGGTCTATGACTATTATATCCCCGTATTTGAAACCGCCGTTGTCCAGGTCAACCCCAGCGGCCCCCTGCAGGGCTTAGAACGCACAATAAAGGGCGGCTCCTGGATGATCCCGGCATGGCACGGCTACACGCCGCGGCCGCTGACATCCTCACAGCAGCCACAGAGCAAACGAGCGACTATCGGTTTTAGAGTCTGCCGAACCATTACCGGCAAACGCGGCGGGGCGTATGAGCCCGAACCCGAAAAAATCGCCGACATTAGATATGCAAAACACGAAAACCTGGCTGATGAAAATCTCAACATCACAGACGACAACGGAGACGAAATTAAAACCCTCCAGAGCTGGCAGAAAAACAGAGACAGCGTTCGGGATAAATGGCTCGATTACATGAAAGTCCCCGATTACGGCAAACTGCGGCTCGAGGCCAAAACCGTTTACGAGTACGACCGGCCCCTCTACAGCGGAAAGGTGCAGCTCCTGCAGGCTTCGCCGCGGGTTGAGTACAAGATCGCACTGCTAAGCCCCGTCATGAAAAAAGGCGAGAAACGCCCCGTGTTGATAGTCCCGTTTTATGATGTGGATTCGCCCGCGTCAAAACAGCTCTACGGCAAGCGGTTTAAGGCGTTTAACAGGGGTTATGCCCATCTGGCAGCCTCTCAGGGATACATCGCGGTTGCGGTGAAGTGGTACTCGGAATGTTACCCCGACTACATCGAAAGCATAGCACAGCTCAGCGCCGACCACCCGGGCACACTCGGGCTGGGCAAATGGGTTGCCGATATCAGGCTGCTCATCGACTATATCAGCTCGCTGGACAATGTTGACAGCGAAAGAATCGCCGTTATGGGCCATTCTCTCGGCGGCAAGCTCGCACTCTTCGCCGCGGCGTTTGACGGCCGCATTTCCGCGGCGGTTTTATCAGAGCCGGGCATTGGCATTGAGTTTTCAAACTATCAGGATATATGGTATCTCGGCGCCGATATAAAACAGCGGCAGGACCTCGACCTGCACCAGCTGCTTGCCCTGACAGCTCCGCGGCCGCTGATGCTCATTGCAGGCGACAGCGTCGATAACGACAGCAGTCTCGATTACCTCAACGCCGCGCAGCAGATATACAGCCTCTACGGCATAGAAAACTGCCCCGCCTTTTACAACCACCGCACCGGACATACACCCTCAGCCCAGGCGGTTGAGCTGGCGTTTGAATGGCTCAACAAACAACTGCCCGCGCCTTGTGGTAAATAA
- a CDS encoding TetR/AcrR family transcriptional regulator codes for MNRRQRDKLRHKEEILKAALKLFSEKGFHHVSMQEIAEASEFGVGSLYNFFKSKEALFEELIDGNADYIITEYNKTLEGPGDEKARLSAFIKKQPDIQEKFGKLIRLYISEFEVRGLKLFKLQEKSQVYQIINSKLVKLIESGIIKGVFRPVDPEIAARSLSAAIESIILETTGRIPKDAVTDMFNKVEELFIDGLIKPE; via the coding sequence TTGAATAGACGTCAGCGAGATAAGTTAAGACATAAAGAAGAAATTCTAAAGGCAGCCCTGAAGCTGTTTTCAGAAAAAGGCTTTCACCACGTTTCGATGCAGGAGATAGCCGAAGCATCAGAATTCGGGGTTGGAAGTCTTTACAATTTTTTCAAAAGCAAGGAAGCCCTGTTTGAGGAGCTTATAGACGGTAATGCTGATTACATAATAACCGAATACAATAAAACTCTGGAAGGGCCCGGCGATGAAAAGGCCCGCTTGTCGGCGTTTATCAAAAAACAGCCGGATATCCAGGAGAAATTTGGAAAACTGATAAGGCTTTATATCTCCGAGTTTGAAGTGAGGGGTTTGAAACTGTTCAAGCTCCAGGAAAAAAGCCAGGTTTATCAGATAATAAATTCCAAACTTGTAAAACTGATTGAGAGCGGCATAATCAAGGGTGTGTTTCGGCCGGTTGATCCGGAAATAGCTGCCAGGTCGTTAAGTGCGGCGATAGAAAGTATAATCTTAGAAACTACGGGCCGTATTCCCAAAGATGCCGTTACCGATATGTTCAATAAGGTTGAAGAGTTATTTATAGATGGTTTAATTAAACCCGAGTAA
- a CDS encoding efflux transporter outer membrane subunit: MFFVSGCSLGPDYERPETQLPQEWLGSDTSESANPEVLREWWKSYDDPMLGSLLERADADNLDLQAAMARIEQSRAFRAYASGEKLPSVDAFGNYTRSRSSQNIMGAAPGENSFYSAGFDAFWELDLFGRIRRSIESAQAELERSVEDYRNTRVSLFAEIARNYIELQTSQARIEYARTNIEIQRKTLDLTQNRYEADLVPKLDVSQARLNLANSQSEIPSLRIAETEAVNRLSVLTGTTPDQLRSELIKPRPLMQIEVEPLAGIPAELLRRRPDIRSAERALAAQTARIGQAEALRYPSFSLSGSFGLAAMHYSDLTSWDSRNIEFGPSVRWTIFDSNRLKSLVAVEEALTKQLAANYESAVLRAVEEVENALVGFAQETRRTKALERSVQAAQESLKNVETLYENGLTDFQNVLDVQRSLSLQQDRLAVSRGLILQRSVAIYKALGGGWDSDGEQPQTNSNK, encoded by the coding sequence ATGTTTTTTGTTTCAGGCTGCAGCCTCGGGCCCGATTATGAGAGGCCTGAAACGCAACTTCCCCAAGAGTGGCTCGGCAGTGATACAAGCGAATCGGCGAATCCGGAAGTTCTTCGAGAGTGGTGGAAAAGCTACGATGACCCTATGCTTGGCTCGCTTTTAGAGCGTGCCGACGCGGACAATCTGGACTTGCAGGCAGCGATGGCCAGGATTGAGCAGTCACGGGCGTTCAGGGCGTATGCCTCTGGTGAGAAACTGCCGTCCGTTGATGCGTTCGGAAACTATACCAGGTCACGTTCGAGCCAGAATATCATGGGCGCTGCGCCGGGAGAAAACAGCTTCTACTCTGCCGGCTTTGACGCGTTCTGGGAGCTGGATTTGTTCGGCCGCATTCGCCGTTCGATAGAATCGGCGCAGGCCGAGCTTGAGCGGTCGGTGGAGGATTACCGAAATACCCGTGTGAGCCTGTTCGCTGAGATCGCGAGAAATTATATAGAGCTGCAGACGAGCCAGGCCCGTATTGAATATGCACGGACAAATATAGAAATACAGCGAAAGACACTTGACCTGACGCAAAACCGCTATGAGGCCGACCTTGTGCCCAAGCTGGACGTATCGCAGGCGCGGCTGAACCTTGCCAACAGCCAATCTGAGATACCTTCTTTGAGGATAGCCGAGACCGAGGCCGTGAACCGTTTGTCGGTTCTTACCGGAACTACTCCGGATCAGCTTCGCTCTGAACTGATAAAACCCAGGCCGCTTATGCAAATTGAGGTTGAGCCTCTCGCCGGTATTCCCGCCGAGCTGCTTCGCCGCAGGCCGGATATACGCAGTGCCGAACGGGCGCTGGCAGCGCAGACCGCACGTATCGGGCAGGCCGAGGCTTTGCGGTATCCTTCTTTTTCACTGAGCGGCAGTTTTGGCCTGGCGGCAATGCACTACTCGGATTTGACCAGCTGGGACAGCAGAAACATTGAATTCGGCCCCTCTGTTCGCTGGACGATATTTGACTCCAACCGGCTTAAGAGCTTGGTCGCCGTGGAAGAGGCCCTGACAAAACAGCTGGCGGCTAACTATGAGTCGGCGGTTTTGCGGGCAGTCGAAGAGGTTGAAAACGCTCTTGTGGGTTTTGCGCAGGAAACACGACGCACAAAAGCGCTTGAGCGGTCGGTACAGGCTGCTCAGGAATCACTCAAGAATGTTGAAACGCTTTACGAGAACGGACTGACTGATTTTCAGAACGTTCTGGATGTGCAGCGTTCCCTGTCTCTCCAGCAGGACCGTCTGGCAGTCAGCAGGGGCCTGATCCTCCAGCGAAGCGTTGCGATTTATAAAGCTCTCGGCGGCGGCTGGGACAGCGATGGTGAACAGCCGCAAACAAACAGTAACAAATAA
- a CDS encoding restriction endonuclease: MIRSRIEKEWTTKSKTGIRTYHITIRHNGLNEFKEIKNSNKHVAKEMANAAMTGWNGKWGKKIAAENEKKLKEQEKLKEKQYKENRKQKAAEETKKAKNALDILKNTLNIGLNTKPKMIWEQSYDYSEFPTPKPVKDRYLRMMPEKPQLIIYSKPKQSDSKYNPKLSFLDKISSERKHSKLDHAKQLYLKDLEIWKARKLDAIARFDKKKVEYKQEGIRLFQLFQKDVKEWQNLHDKFIKEQKRKNDGINALREEYRNHKPFGVKLHFGMVLNRSKYPDYFPKKVELEYNPDNKILIVDYQIPAPDIIPRLVEVKYVLSQDEFREVMMSEVQFNKLYDDLIYQIALRNIHELYKYDKASALDSIVFNGFVHSIDPATGKEKNSYLLSLLANREDFLKINLESVDPKTCFKKLKGVACAQLNTITPVAPLMQLNRNDSRFVNSYDVADSINEGDNLALMNWKDFEHLIRELFEKEFSSGGGEVKITQASKDGGVDAVAFDPDPIKGGKIIIQAKRYTNTVGVSAVRDLYGTVMNEGANKGILVTTSSYGSDAYKFANDKPLTLLDGGNLLHMLEKHGHRAKIDIKEAREMIKQQSLDS, from the coding sequence ATGATAAGAAGCAGAATAGAAAAAGAATGGACAACTAAGTCTAAAACGGGAATTCGTACTTATCACATAACAATTAGACATAACGGATTAAATGAATTTAAAGAGATTAAAAATTCAAATAAACATGTAGCCAAAGAAATGGCAAACGCGGCAATGACCGGGTGGAACGGAAAATGGGGCAAAAAAATAGCCGCTGAAAACGAAAAAAAACTTAAAGAGCAAGAAAAGCTAAAAGAAAAGCAGTATAAAGAAAACAGAAAACAGAAAGCTGCTGAAGAAACTAAAAAAGCTAAAAACGCTCTCGACATTTTGAAAAATACACTTAATATAGGATTAAACACAAAACCCAAAATGATATGGGAGCAGTCGTACGATTATTCAGAATTCCCCACTCCAAAACCTGTAAAAGATAGATATCTTCGAATGATGCCCGAAAAACCTCAACTGATAATTTATAGTAAACCAAAACAAAGTGATTCAAAATATAACCCAAAATTAAGTTTTTTGGATAAAATCAGTTCCGAGCGGAAACATTCTAAACTTGATCATGCAAAACAATTATATCTTAAAGACCTCGAAATCTGGAAGGCCAGAAAACTCGATGCAATTGCAAGGTTTGATAAAAAGAAGGTAGAATATAAACAAGAAGGAATACGATTATTCCAATTATTTCAAAAGGACGTTAAGGAGTGGCAAAACTTACACGACAAATTTATTAAAGAACAAAAAAGGAAAAACGACGGCATAAACGCTTTAAGAGAAGAATACAGAAATCACAAACCTTTTGGTGTCAAACTACATTTTGGCATGGTTCTGAATCGCTCAAAATATCCTGACTATTTTCCGAAAAAGGTGGAATTAGAATATAATCCAGATAATAAGATTTTGATTGTTGATTACCAAATTCCGGCTCCTGATATTATTCCTCGGCTAGTGGAAGTTAAATATGTGCTATCACAGGATGAATTTAGGGAGGTTATGATGTCAGAAGTTCAATTTAATAAACTTTATGATGACCTCATTTATCAAATTGCGCTACGTAATATTCACGAATTATATAAATATGACAAGGCAAGTGCACTTGATTCAATAGTTTTTAATGGTTTTGTGCATAGCATTGATCCTGCAACGGGTAAAGAGAAAAATTCCTATCTATTGTCTCTTCTGGCAAATAGAGAAGATTTCCTCAAAATAAACCTGGAATCCGTTGACCCCAAAACATGTTTTAAAAAATTAAAGGGAGTAGCATGTGCCCAGCTAAATACCATAACACCTGTAGCACCGCTAATGCAATTAAATCGAAATGACAGCAGATTTGTTAACTCATATGATGTGGCAGATTCTATTAACGAGGGTGACAATCTGGCATTGATGAACTGGAAAGATTTTGAACATTTGATTCGAGAGTTGTTTGAAAAAGAATTTTCTTCCGGAGGCGGAGAAGTAAAAATTACCCAAGCCAGCAAAGACGGTGGTGTTGATGCGGTTGCTTTTGATCCCGACCCAATTAAGGGAGGGAAAATCATTATACAGGCCAAACGTTACACAAATACAGTGGGTGTTAGTGCTGTACGTGATCTTTACGGAACTGTTATGAATGAAGGAGCGAACAAGGGAATACTTGTAACGACGTCAAGCTATGGGTCAGATGCTTATAAGTTTGCAAATGATAAACCGCTAACACTTCTTGATGGAGGTAATTTGCTTCACATGCTTGAAAAACATGGCCACAGAGCGAAAATTGATATAAAAGAAGCCAGGGAAATGATTAAACAACAAAGCTTAGACAGTTAA
- a CDS encoding DUF5655 domain-containing protein encodes MSDIKLFKMIDGGVSEIQGQSVAVEKSLQSLIERHLEDFLGVRFLASEYSTGKKHGGRIDSMGIDENCCPVIIEYKRATNQNVINQGLFYLDWLMDHKAEFELLVLKKFGSKVSADIDFSSPRLICIAGDFTKYDQHAVSQINRNIELMRYCHYGDDLLMLELVNSVTADENSDTAVIKQPSSGKTIYKTVTETLKAAPQEVVDLFDAAKEMLISFGDDVQFKTLKYYFVFKRIKNFACIELHNQKKCIVATVKLSPDSVDLVSGFTRDVSNIGHLGTGDLEITIRSLEDLEKARPLFEKSYENN; translated from the coding sequence ATGAGTGATATTAAATTGTTTAAGATGATTGATGGGGGCGTAAGTGAAATACAGGGCCAGTCTGTCGCGGTGGAAAAGTCGCTCCAGAGCTTAATCGAGAGACATCTTGAGGATTTTCTCGGTGTAAGGTTCTTAGCCAGTGAGTATTCTACCGGCAAGAAGCACGGCGGGCGGATTGACAGCATGGGGATTGATGAAAACTGCTGCCCCGTGATTATTGAGTATAAACGAGCTACAAATCAAAACGTTATCAATCAGGGGCTTTTCTATCTTGATTGGCTTATGGACCATAAGGCGGAGTTTGAGCTGCTGGTTTTGAAAAAGTTTGGCTCGAAAGTCTCCGCTGATATAGATTTTTCAAGCCCCCGGCTTATATGTATTGCCGGCGATTTCACAAAATATGACCAGCACGCCGTTTCACAGATAAACCGAAATATTGAGCTTATGCGGTATTGCCATTACGGTGATGACCTGCTGATGCTGGAGTTGGTGAATTCGGTTACCGCTGATGAAAACTCAGATACCGCAGTAATAAAACAACCATCTTCCGGTAAAACTATTTACAAAACAGTAACTGAAACGCTCAAAGCAGCCCCCCAGGAAGTGGTGGATCTCTTTGATGCGGCAAAAGAAATGCTCATTTCATTTGGCGATGATGTTCAGTTCAAGACGCTCAAATATTATTTTGTTTTCAAGCGGATAAAGAATTTTGCCTGCATTGAACTGCACAATCAGAAAAAATGTATTGTCGCAACAGTTAAGCTCTCTCCCGATTCTGTTGATCTTGTTTCCGGTTTCACCAGAGATGTCAGCAATATAGGCCATCTCGGTACCGGCGATCTGGAGATAACTATACGTTCGCTCGAAGATTTAGAAAAAGCACGTCCGCTGTTTGAAAAGAGTTATGAGAATAATTGA
- a CDS encoding trypsin-like peptidase domain-containing protein translates to MNSGFILSPRALLPAVLICGVLCSAGSALPAKSRDVNITHNPDQMYVLVSGGEKSAASVQGQNGTDVDIPEGAWATSEILINSAPSDAVVSGVDVHYEIVHSYVLDLTVDLSDGDLNVEYNLWDGNFGSGGISETETGIAAFNGRPVNQYWFLWAIDNYAGDYGYIDSWWIKIYYSGSGAAPEHDDCAGAIAVTESAAYSGSTAGATGTQTSSCGDNDTNDVWHVFTPAAAGLYSLSLCGSSFDTTLAVYDECGGAELACNDDSCEYQSMLTLQLNAGEDYYIRIAGYGGETGSYTLVVEPVSAVLNDDCANAAVIAEDSPTAGSTIGATGSFESSCASHDFYDVWYSYTPSQSGTAAIEIQSGSFDTTLSVWDGCGGAELACNDDHGEGGLSAVELFVQGGTEYLIRVAGYGYAVGDFTLLVSRQVCEPPAPAQQPGPADGQTAAAAETELSWSAPQSAAAQGSEEPIKGVIYGSDDRLDYYQISDPDIIPLADSTAVIVSPGNLADNGDGTFTLPATTLGQWYEALDPLGSGNPLCPDEPYINQPAPGKCSAFLVEPDIVVTAGHCAAGGSCSALAFVFGFVMLDADAARITVDMDDVYYCSEIIETVETYNDDWAIVRLDRPVSGREPLTLSRSGIIPDAQPVFAIGSPYGLPLKLSSSANVMENSMPEYFQANLDVLAGNSGSPVFNAVTLEVEGILVRGNEDFSASSSCDSSYVCPDSGCPEWEEVTRTSRFLDTLYPVLYDVYFDSVSPPEQLICENTNETSCDPTPDGSILELCQTYYWQVVTKTKCGETAGDIWSFRVESVPGDFDDDCSVDSTDFSLMADSWLSAAGVYDIAPLPDGDGVVDLLDLALFARDWLAELAGI, encoded by the coding sequence ATGAATTCAGGTTTTATATTATCGCCCAGAGCTCTGTTACCGGCTGTTTTGATTTGCGGCGTTTTATGTTCGGCCGGCTCGGCACTGCCTGCCAAGAGCCGTGATGTCAATATTACTCACAACCCTGACCAGATGTATGTTCTGGTCAGCGGCGGTGAAAAATCCGCTGCTTCTGTGCAGGGGCAGAACGGCACGGATGTTGATATTCCCGAAGGGGCCTGGGCAACCAGCGAGATTCTGATCAATTCCGCGCCGTCAGATGCGGTGGTCAGCGGCGTTGATGTTCATTACGAGATCGTGCACAGCTATGTGCTTGATTTAACGGTGGATCTTTCGGACGGCGATCTTAACGTTGAGTACAACCTCTGGGACGGCAATTTCGGCTCGGGTGGTATCTCCGAGACAGAAACCGGCATTGCCGCGTTCAACGGCCGGCCCGTCAACCAGTACTGGTTTTTATGGGCGATTGACAACTACGCCGGCGATTACGGCTATATCGATTCGTGGTGGATCAAAATATACTACTCCGGTTCCGGCGCGGCTCCCGAACATGACGACTGTGCCGGTGCGATTGCGGTAACAGAGTCCGCGGCGTACAGCGGCAGCACCGCCGGCGCAACCGGAACACAAACCAGCAGCTGCGGCGATAACGATACAAACGATGTCTGGCACGTGTTTACCCCTGCCGCGGCGGGTTTATACTCTCTGAGTCTGTGCGGCAGCAGTTTTGATACGACGCTTGCGGTGTACGATGAATGCGGCGGCGCGGAGCTGGCGTGCAACGATGATTCGTGCGAGTATCAATCCATGCTCACGCTCCAGCTCAACGCGGGCGAGGATTACTATATCCGCATTGCCGGCTACGGCGGCGAAACCGGCAGTTATACGCTCGTGGTAGAGCCTGTATCTGCCGTGCTAAACGACGATTGCGCAAATGCCGCAGTAATCGCGGAGGATTCGCCGACCGCCGGCAGCACAATAGGCGCAACCGGCAGCTTTGAGAGCAGCTGCGCTTCTCATGATTTTTACGATGTCTGGTACAGTTATACCCCTTCGCAGTCGGGTACTGCCGCTATTGAAATACAGAGCGGCTCGTTCGATACGACGCTCTCGGTGTGGGACGGCTGCGGCGGCGCAGAGCTGGCATGTAACGATGACCACGGCGAGGGCGGCCTCTCTGCTGTGGAATTGTTTGTCCAGGGCGGCACAGAGTATCTAATACGTGTGGCCGGCTATGGATACGCCGTCGGCGATTTTACGCTGCTTGTATCGCGGCAGGTGTGTGAACCGCCGGCTCCGGCACAGCAGCCCGGCCCCGCGGACGGACAAACCGCCGCGGCAGCCGAGACAGAGCTTAGCTGGTCGGCGCCGCAGAGTGCTGCTGCGCAGGGCTCTGAAGAACCGATCAAAGGTGTTATCTACGGCAGTGATGACAGGTTAGACTATTATCAGATTAGTGATCCCGATATAATCCCGCTTGCCGATTCGACGGCGGTCATAGTTTCGCCCGGGAACCTGGCAGATAACGGCGACGGCACGTTCACCCTGCCGGCGACGACGCTGGGACAGTGGTACGAGGCCCTGGATCCGCTGGGCAGCGGCAATCCGCTTTGTCCGGACGAGCCGTATATCAATCAGCCGGCGCCGGGCAAGTGTTCGGCGTTTCTGGTGGAGCCTGATATTGTCGTTACCGCCGGCCATTGTGCGGCAGGGGGCAGCTGTTCCGCTCTGGCGTTTGTGTTCGGCTTTGTAATGCTCGACGCGGATGCCGCCCGTATAACTGTCGATATGGACGATGTTTATTATTGCAGTGAAATTATAGAAACGGTCGAAACCTATAATGATGACTGGGCGATTGTTCGGCTTGACCGGCCGGTCAGCGGCCGCGAACCGCTAACGCTGAGCCGCTCCGGTATAATCCCTGACGCTCAGCCGGTTTTTGCTATCGGTTCTCCCTATGGACTGCCGCTCAAGCTCTCCAGCTCTGCTAATGTTATGGAAAATTCAATGCCGGAGTATTTTCAGGCGAATCTCGATGTGCTTGCGGGCAATTCCGGTTCACCGGTTTTTAACGCGGTAACTCTTGAGGTTGAGGGAATACTCGTACGGGGCAATGAGGATTTTTCCGCCAGCTCAAGCTGTGACAGCTCGTATGTCTGCCCCGATTCGGGCTGTCCGGAGTGGGAAGAGGTAACACGCACAAGCCGCTTTCTCGACACGCTTTATCCGGTTCTTTACGATGTTTACTTCGACAGCGTATCGCCTCCGGAGCAGCTTATCTGCGAGAATACCAACGAAACGTCTTGCGATCCGACTCCGGACGGCTCGATCCTGGAGCTGTGCCAAACATATTACTGGCAGGTGGTTACAAAGACCAAATGCGGAGAGACTGCCGGCGATATCTGGAGTTTCAGGGTGGAATCTGTGCCGGGCGATTTCGATGACGATTGCAGCGTTGACAGTACAGATTTTAGCCTGATGGCAGATTCCTGGCTCTCGGCGGCCGGCGTTTACGATATAGCCCCGCTGCCGGACGGTGACGGGGTGGTAGATTTGCTTGATTTGGCTTTATTTGCCCGGGACTGGCTTGCAGAGCTCGCTGGGATATAA